Below is a genomic region from Candidatus Manganitrophaceae bacterium.
CTGCCTCCTGTTTGTAAACGATCAAAAAGAGATTAACCCGAGATCTGAAATCGGGTTCAGAATTTACTGATTTCGGAAGCGACGATAATGGCTTCTGAGATTTCCCGCATCGTCTTGCGTGTATTCATGCTCTGCTGCCGGATGAGTCGGAAGGCCTCTTCTTCAGATATTTTCCCCTGCTTCATGAGGAGTCCTTTTGCCCGCTCAACGGCTTTCCTCATTCCGAGGGCTTCCTGCATTGCAGTGGATTGTTCTGAAAGTGTCGTATTTTCAATGGCGACAGCCGACTGGTTTGCAACTGTTTGCAAAAGATCAATTTCTTCTTTGGAAAAGGAATGTTCCGTTGATGTATAGATGTTGATGACTCCCACCGCTTTCTTTTTGATCATCATGGGAACAGAAAGCATAGAGCAAAACCCCTCTTTCTTTGCCAGTTCAGAAAAGGAATAGATGGGGTCCCGGGTGACGTCAAGAACGGCCAGTGATTTCCGACTTTTCAGAACGCGTCCGGAGATGCTCTCTCCGACGGCGACGTTTGCCTTGCGACGGTATTCCTCGCTTAGACTTTGCGTGGCAATGATTTTCAAGGCTTTCTTTTTTTCATCAAGAATCATGATCGAACAAATCTTTGAGTTCATCATTCCCGCCGTCATGGTGACGATGAGGTTCAGGATTTCCTCAATATAGCGGTCTGATGTGATTGTACGGCTTACACGGGAGAGGGTTTCAAGCTGCATTGCTTTTTTCTTCATCTCCTGGTAAAGGCGGGCGTTATCAATTGCGCTTCCAACCTGATGGCCGATCGTGGTCAAGAGGGCGATTTCCCCTTCCGAGTGCTCATGGGACTCCTTATACTGTATGTTGAGTACCCCGATGACATCCCCTTTTCGATTCACCGGCACGGACAAAAAGGCCTGGTAACGATCCTCGGGAAGACGATGGAAAAATTTAAATCGTGGGTCATCCTCGGCATCTCTGGAAATAGCGACCAATCTTCTCTCTTTTGCCACCCATCCGGTAATCCCTTCTCCGATTTCCAGACGAATTCGTCCGATCAACTTCGGGTGCGGATTCTTGGAGGCCCGAAGGATCAATTCGTCACGCGCGTCATTTAACAGGTAGATCAGGGTGGCGTCGGCATGGGTTAACTCAAAGACCATTTCAACAATTTCTTTAAGGACCTGATTCAGGTCAAGATTGGAGCTAATCGACTCGGTAATCCGCTGGAGGACTTCAAGTTCCTTTGTTTTTTCTGACAAGGTGCTTCCCAAGGGGGTATTTTTCCTTTTTTGCAGTGTTTCCCTTGCCTTAAGCGGCATGAGACGTCACCCTTTTTTATCGATCTCGGTTCAGGGACGCTTATTTTTAAGTCGTCCCATCCTTGGCCTTCCAAGTCATTCCTGTATTGGAGGGTGAATATATCACAGTTTTTTGATAGACATCAAGGAGCCCTCAGGTCCGAGATTGTATCGTGGGATCATCTCTCACGCGGCTTGAAGCACTTCGCGAGTATAATTCACGTCCCTTTTGGGTTTTAAAAAATGAGGCAGTGGTTCAGTCGAGAGGGAAAAAGAGTTTGACACTGCTTCAAAATAGCATAGAATAGCAGAATGGTTCGCTGCGCACTTTCTCTGTCGGTAATCTTGGTTTTGTCTCTAATGGGGTGCGTGAATACAGAGCCCCCGCCGAATCCCTTCCGTACGCCGATTTCTTATCCGGTCGGTAAGAGTCCATCCCACCTTCTTGCCACAGACCTCAACCAGGATGGTGTTTTGGATCTGGCGACGGCCAATACCGGAGATGGGACGGTGACTATCCTCTTTGGAAGGAATGATGGGACTTTTCCAAACATCAGAACCCTGAAAGTCGGGAGACTCCCTCGATGGGTGGGTTCCGGCGACTTCAATGAAGACAATAAGATTGATCTGGCGGTGATCAACAAGGATGAGGATACGATTTCTATCTTTTTGAATCAGGGAGGGGTTTTTTTTATAAAAGGGGCTTCTTATAATGCCGGGCGTATCCCGAATGCGGCGACGATCAATGACTTTAATCTGGATGGGCATCTCGATTTGGCAATCGTCTCCCGGGCCGATCGCTTTGTCATCCTGTTGGGGAAGGGGAATGGCCGGTTTAC
It encodes:
- a CDS encoding GAF domain-containing protein, with the protein product MPLKARETLQKRKNTPLGSTLSEKTKELEVLQRITESISSNLDLNQVLKEIVEMVFELTHADATLIYLLNDARDELILRASKNPHPKLIGRIRLEIGEGITGWVAKERRLVAISRDAEDDPRFKFFHRLPEDRYQAFLSVPVNRKGDVIGVLNIQYKESHEHSEGEIALLTTIGHQVGSAIDNARLYQEMKKKAMQLETLSRVSRTITSDRYIEEILNLIVTMTAGMMNSKICSIMILDEKKKALKIIATQSLSEEYRRKANVAVGESISGRVLKSRKSLAVLDVTRDPIYSFSELAKKEGFCSMLSVPMMIKKKAVGVINIYTSTEHSFSKEEIDLLQTVANQSAVAIENTTLSEQSTAMQEALGMRKAVERAKGLLMKQGKISEEEAFRLIRQQSMNTRKTMREISEAIIVASEISKF